In Gopherus flavomarginatus isolate rGopFla2 chromosome 1, rGopFla2.mat.asm, whole genome shotgun sequence, a single genomic region encodes these proteins:
- the LOC127044785 gene encoding olfactory receptor 52M1-like — protein sequence MSDSNTTDFTNSSNFILLGIPGLETAHIWISIPFCSMYMIAILGNFTILFIIKREPSLHASMYYFLCMLAVTDLVLSTSILPKTLSIFWFNSREIDFGACLTQLYFLHCFLVTESGIFMAMAFDRYMAICDPLRHSIILTNSMVAKIGLAGVLRSSILMLPYILVARQWPYCRTNIIPHFYCQHMAVVKLACAEIHVSNYYSLSVVFCVFGLDPFVIAMSYTQILRAIFSLPTKDTRLKTFGTCGSHLCAILAFYISCLFSALTHQFGKNMASHFHVLIASIYLLMPPMLNPIIYGVRTKQIRDWLLRLFSHKGTNI from the coding sequence atgtcagattccaacacaactgaCTTCACCAACTCCTCTaatttcatcctgctgggcattcctggcctggagacagcccatatctggatctccatccccttctgctccATGTATATgatagccatcttggggaacttcaccatcttGTTCATTATTAAGAGAGAGCCAAGCCTCCATGCgtccatgtactatttcctctgcatgctggctgtcaccgacctggtcctgtccacatCCATCCTGCCTAAAacactgagcatcttctggttcaattccagggagatcgaTTTCGGTGCCTGTCTCACCCAGTTGTACTTCCTTCACTGCTTCTTAGTAACAGAGTCTGGGATCTTcatggccatggcttttgatcgctatatggccatctgtgatcccctgagacattcaATCATCCTGACAAACTCCATGGTGGCCAAGATCGGCCTAGCCGGGGTGCTGCGTAGCAGCATTCTCATGCTCCCCTATATTCTAGTTGCAaggcagtggccatattgcagaaccaacatcatacCCCACTTTTACTGCCAACACATGGccgtggtgaagctggcctgtgCCGAAATCCATGTCAGTAATTACTACAGCCTCTCTGTGGTATTCTGTGTATTTGGTCTGGATCCATTTGTTATTGCTATGTCCTATACCCAGATCTtaagggccatcttcagcctgccCACAAAGGACACTCGGCTCAAAACTTTTGGGACTTGTGGTTCCCACCTCTGTGCCATCTTAGCCTTCTACATCTCATGTCTCTTCTCCGCCCTCACGCACCAGTTTGGTAAGAATATGGCCTCTCATTTCCACGTTCTCATTGCCAGTATTTACCTTCTGATGCCCCCCATGCTAAACCCCATTATCTAtggggtgaggaccaaacagattcGGGACTGGCTGCTGCGGCTGTTTAGTCATAAAGGGACtaatatctaa